In Silene latifolia isolate original U9 population chromosome X, ASM4854445v1, whole genome shotgun sequence, the following proteins share a genomic window:
- the LOC141616842 gene encoding uncharacterized protein LOC141616842: MASRMVEKKRGCGGRLRCKERHGDVDEGVREPPLPSPNNEEPPLSFSHNEEPYLSSLNIDQDSQDEKLDENIQDEELNENNQDEELDENNQEEYNLPNNPRKRVPILSYPVNERDDVRRRFIEKKPCRPRLSKNELPQTLIGKKKRRFNVLWYDLYDWLEYSVQNDAAICFYCYLFKDDTKCPGGDAFVKHGWNNWDKPLRLKKHVGSVGSAHNQAREKYTFFINKKTSIVQKIEKVSIQTKNLYKSRLLYSLQCLRYLLKQGLAFRGHKESENSSNRGNFLELLKWLAEKNETIAKVVLSKAPKNHKATSPKVQKDLIKCCSKETTKLIIEDLDNDLFAILADESSDVDDTTSLTLMKAIETLLGDHKLLMSNIRGQGYDGVSNMRGGINGLKNLVMRNSPSAYYVHCFAHQLQLTLVAVAKENCDCASFFQQLGFVLNVIGQSCKKLEMVRETQAKKVLEALGLNEIVSGIGLNQELGLSRLGDTRWGSHHKSIMNLIVMYSSMIDVLVKVGKDAKSNEDRAKAQSAVDHLESIEFIFMLHLMKVIFGYTNSLCEALQRKDQDIVNAMTLVDLTKKHLQDTRDHEWDNFLQSVSVFCAKLNIDVPSMSDSYVPRGRSRRFFYTKTNLQRFRIDMFLSVIDKQLLELNDRFDEVNTELLLCMACLSPVNSFASFDKKKLMRLTEFYPNEFCALDKDNLVFELDIYKSDMKQDLRFQQVKNLSELSMLLVETNKHVCYPLVYKLLKLVLILPVATISVERVFSSMTFVKNRLRNSMGNPLLNHCLVTYIEKDFFVQVSDDDVLKRFQNMKSRRMTSNI, encoded by the exons AACCTCCTTTGCCGTCTCCTAACAATGAAGAACCTCCCTTATCATTTTCTCACAATGAAGAACCTTATTTGTCATCTCTTAACATTGACCAAGATTCTCAAGATGAGAAACTTGATGAAAATATTCAAGATGAGGAACTTAATGAAAATAATCAAGATGAGGAACTTGATGAAAATAATCAAGAAGAGTACAACTTACCAAATAATCCGAGAAAACGAGTGCCAATATTGTCTTACCCGGTCAATGAAAGAGATGATGTGAGAAGGAGATTTATTGAGAAGAAGCCTTGTAGACCAAGATTATCCAAAAATGAATTACCTCAAACGTTAATCGGTAAGAAGAAACGCCGTTTTAATGTTCTTTGGTATGATTTATATGATTGGCTTGAATATAGTGTCCAAAATGATGCCGCAATTTGTTTTTATTGTTACTTGTTCAAGGATGATACCAAATGTCCCGGGGGAGATGCTTTTGTGAAGCATGGATGGAATAATTGGGATAAACCGTTAAGGTTAAAGAAACATGTGGGTAGCGTTGGTAGTGCTCACAATCAAGCTAGAGAGAAATACACTTTCTTCATTAATAAAAAAACCTCAATAGTTCAAAAGATTGAGAAGGTGAGCATCCAAACAAAAAATCTTTATAAATCTCGATTGTTATATTCTCTTCAATGTTTAAGATATCTTCTAAAACAAGGATTAGCCTTTCGTGGACATAAAGAAAGTGAGAATTCAAGTAACCGGGGTAATTTTCTTGAACTTTTAAAATGGCTTGCCGAAAAGAATGAAACCATTGCTAAAGTTGTTCTCTCCAAGGCACCAAAGAACCACAAAGCAACTTCCCCAAAAGTTCAAAAAGATCTCATCAAGTGTTGTTCAAAAGAAACTACTAAGTTGATTATTGAAGATCTTGATAATGATTTATTTGCTATTTTAGCCGATGAGTCAAGTGAT GTTGATGATACTACTAGTCTAACTCTTATGAAAGCAATTGAGACTTTACTTGGTGACCATAAATTGCTTATGTCAAATATTCGTGGTCAAGGATATGACGGGGTTAGTAACATGAGAGGTGGAATTAATGGTCTTAAAAATTTGGTAATGAGAAATTCTCCTTCCGCTTATTATGTTCATTGTTTTGCACACCAACTTCAATTGACTCTTGTTGCGGTTGCAAAGGAGAATTGTGATTGTGCATCTTTTTTTCAACAACTTGGATTTGTACTTAATGTTATTGGGCAATCTTGCAAGAAGTTAGAAATGGTAAGGGAGACTCAAGCTAAAAAAGTGTTAGAAGCTTTGGGGTTGAATGAAATTGTAAGCGGGATAGGGTTGAATCAAGAACTTGGATTAAGTAGGCTGGGGGATACTCGTTGGGGTTCTCATCATAAATCAATCATGAATCTTATTGTTATGTATTCCTCGATGATTGACGTTCTTGTTAAAGTTGGTAAAGATGCAAAAAGTAACGAAGATCGTGCTAAAGCTCAAAGTGCCGTGGACCATCTTGAGTCAATTGAGTTCATCTTCATGTTACATTTGATGAAAGTCATCTTTGGGTATACTAATTCTTTGTGTGAGGCACTACAAAGAAAAGACCAAGATATTGTTAATGCAATGACTCTTGTTGACTTGACTAAGAAGCATTTGCAAGACACTAGGGATCATGAATGGGACAATTTCCTTCAAAGTGTGAGTGTTTTTTGTGCAAAACTTAACATTGATGTTCCAAGTATGAGTGATTCTTATGTCCCTCGTGGAAGATCAAGGCGCTTCTTTTATACGAAGACCAACCTTCAACGATTTCGCATCGATATGTTCCTAAGTGTTATCGATAAGCAACTTCTTGAACTTAATGATCGTTTTGACGAGGTAAATACGGAGTTGCTCTTGTGTATGGCTTGTTTGAGCCCGGTTAATTCATTTGCTTCTTTTGACAAGAAAAAATTGATGCGGCTTACCGAGTTTTATCCTAATGAATTTTGTGCTCTTGATAAAGACAATCTTGTGTTTGAACTTGATATCTATAAGAGTGACATGAAACAAGACTTAAGATTTCAACAAGTGAAGAATCTTAGCGAGCTTTCTATGTTGCTTGTTGAAACAAATAAACATGTTTGTTATCCACTTGTTTATAAGCTTTTAAAGCTTGTGTTGATACTCCCGGTGGCGACGATAAGTGTTGAAAGAGTATTTTCTTCTATGACATTTGTCAAGAACAGGTTGAGGAATAGCATGGGTAATCCACTCTTGAATCATTGTTTAGTTACATATATAGAGAAAGATTTTTTTGTGCAAGTTAGTGATGATGATGTATTGAAGCGTTTTCAGAACATGAAATCTCGTCGGATGACTTCAAATATTTAG